The following proteins come from a genomic window of Finegoldia magna ATCC 29328:
- a CDS encoding dihydroxyacetone kinase subunit L — protein MGFTNHDIYRVFTMYQECLMVNCSLLNKLDVNLSNRDHGSNLNNGFRELFTTFPDFKSENLSTQFSNLSFLFTYKVKGATSPIYSYVCDKVSEYLTDVDVIERDMFGQILKITTESVKLVGNCKLNDKTILDCIYAAEKSFEENKNENTIRLMKKISVDCKLACDNTANMAANKGKARHNAIYSVGVIDPGAYSLFLFFDTLYKYVLKKRRTK, from the coding sequence ATGGGATTTACAAATCATGATATTTACAGAGTTTTCACGATGTATCAGGAATGTTTAATGGTAAATTGTTCACTTTTGAATAAGCTCGATGTGAATTTGAGCAACAGAGACCACGGTTCTAACCTTAATAATGGATTTAGGGAACTTTTTACTACTTTTCCCGATTTCAAATCAGAAAACCTATCAACTCAATTCAGTAATCTATCATTTCTATTTACATACAAAGTAAAAGGCGCAACATCCCCTATCTACTCTTATGTATGTGATAAGGTTTCAGAATATCTTACAGATGTAGATGTTATCGAGCGTGATATGTTTGGACAGATTTTGAAAATAACGACAGAATCTGTGAAACTTGTTGGAAATTGTAAATTAAACGATAAGACAATACTAGACTGCATTTACGCTGCAGAAAAAAGCTTTGAAGAAAATAAAAACGAAAATACTATCAGATTAATGAAGAAAATAAGTGTAGACTGCAAGTTGGCCTGCGATAATACAGCTAATATGGCTGCAAATAAAGGAAAAGCACGTCACAATGCAATTTATTCTGTTGGTGTTATCGACCCTGGTGCTTATTCGTTGTTTTTGTTTTTCGACACATTATACAAATACGTCCTCAAAAAGAGGCGCACAAAATAA
- a CDS encoding pseudouridine synthase, which translates to MRLDRMLSEMKIATRKEIKQMVKKGIITVNDVTVKKSSEHIDENNDVVKIYDEVIEYRKFLYFVMNKRKGVTSHSKDPMHKTVIDDMGELCVFDLNPVGRLDLDTTGLLIITNDGKFAHNLISPKKDVSKKYKVTLRDKVDEKYNDTFEKGIKLMPEDIVTKPAKMEIIDDYNCYLTIKEGKYHQVKRMFEKVGNEVVELQRVQIGDFKLPEDLEEGDFRELTDEELRILGLEEE; encoded by the coding sequence ATGAGATTAGATAGAATGCTTAGCGAGATGAAAATCGCGACGAGAAAAGAGATAAAACAAATGGTGAAGAAGGGGATTATCACGGTTAATGATGTGACAGTGAAGAAGTCCTCTGAGCATATAGATGAAAACAACGATGTGGTGAAAATCTACGATGAGGTCATTGAGTACAGGAAGTTTTTGTATTTTGTTATGAACAAGAGAAAGGGTGTTACGAGTCATTCGAAAGATCCTATGCACAAGACAGTGATTGACGATATGGGGGAATTGTGCGTGTTTGACTTGAACCCAGTGGGAAGATTGGATTTGGATACGACAGGTCTTTTGATTATAACAAACGACGGAAAATTTGCGCACAATTTGATTTCTCCGAAAAAAGACGTATCCAAGAAGTACAAGGTCACTTTGAGAGATAAGGTCGATGAGAAATACAACGACACTTTCGAAAAAGGAATCAAGTTGATGCCGGAAGATATCGTAACGAAACCTGCGAAGATGGAAATTATCGACGATTACAATTGCTACCTTACTATAAAAGAAGGCAAATATCACCAAGTAAAAAGAATGTTCGAAAAAGTTGGCAATGAAGTTGTTGAACTACAAAGAGTTCAGATAGGTGATTTCAAATTACCGGAGGATTTGGAAGAGGGAGACTTCAGAGAACTTACTGATGAAGAACTAAGAATCCTTGGATTAGAAGAAGAATAA
- a CDS encoding DUF1294 domain-containing protein has product MFSIYFLIINLITFLAFLIDKRKAVHNKYRIAENVLIFLCIIGGFIGALNSMVIFKHKLYKKKFTITIPIISLIYITAYVLISRGIFSLN; this is encoded by the coding sequence ATGTTTAGTATATATTTTTTAATAATAAATTTAATAACTTTCCTAGCCTTTCTTATAGATAAAAGAAAAGCCGTTCACAACAAATACAGAATCGCTGAAAATGTTCTGATATTCTTGTGCATAATTGGCGGATTCATCGGAGCGTTAAACTCAATGGTAATCTTCAAGCACAAACTATACAAGAAGAAATTCACAATCACTATTCCTATAATCTCTCTCATCTATATAACAGCTTACGTTCTAATCAGCCGAGGAATTTTTTCATTAAATTAA